A stretch of Pseudomonadota bacterium DNA encodes these proteins:
- the katG gene encoding catalase/peroxidase HPI → MDEERTGKLSKHIAGGGTTILDWWPNQLKLDILHQHSCKSNPMGGDFNYAKEFKSLDLEAVKKDLSEMMTKSQEWWPADFGHYGPLFIRMAWHSAGTYRTGDGRGGGGHGNQRFAPLNSWPDNANLDKARRLLWPIKQKYGRKISWADLLILAGNVALESMGFKTFGFAGGREDIWEPEKDVYWGSETEWLGDKRYSGDRKLENPLAAVQMGLIYVNPEGPNGNPDPIAAARDIRESFGRMAMNDEETVALIAGGHAFGKTHGAGDPSLVGPEPEAAGIEEQGLGWKSSFGTGKGNDTITGGPEVIWTNTPTKWSNNFFRILFSFEWELEKSPAGAQQWKPKGDAGANTVPDPHDPSKHRAPGMLTTDLSLRFDPVYEKISRRFYENPDQLADAFARAWFKLTHRDMGPRTRYLGPEVPAEELIWQDPIPAVNHKLIDAQDITSLKGKILASGLSVSELVLTAWASASTFRGSDKRGGANGARIRLAPQKDWEVNEPAQLAKVLKTLESIQGAFNSAQSGGKKVSLADLIVLAGCAGVEEAAKNAGHEVTVPFTPGRMDASQEQTDVKSIAVLEPAADGFRNYQKEKYAVRPEEMLVDRAQLLTLTAPEMTVLVGGMRVLKANFEGSRHGVFTRRPETLTNDFFVNLLDMSTNWTATAEDDEIFEGRDRATGALTWTGTRVDLIFGSNSQLRALAEVYGCEDSQEKFLHDFVAVWNKVMNLDRFDLS, encoded by the coding sequence ATGGACGAAGAAAGAACAGGCAAACTTTCCAAACACATTGCCGGTGGTGGCACGACGATCCTGGACTGGTGGCCGAATCAGTTGAAACTCGATATCCTGCACCAGCATTCCTGCAAGTCCAATCCGATGGGAGGGGATTTCAACTATGCCAAGGAGTTCAAGAGTCTGGACTTGGAGGCCGTGAAGAAGGATCTCAGTGAAATGATGACAAAGTCGCAGGAGTGGTGGCCGGCGGATTTCGGCCACTATGGACCTTTGTTTATCCGCATGGCGTGGCACAGCGCCGGCACCTACCGCACCGGTGACGGCCGCGGCGGCGGCGGCCACGGCAACCAGCGCTTTGCACCCCTCAACAGCTGGCCCGACAATGCGAACCTCGACAAAGCGCGCCGACTGCTCTGGCCGATCAAGCAGAAATACGGCCGGAAAATATCCTGGGCTGACCTGCTGATCCTCGCCGGCAACGTCGCCCTGGAATCTATGGGTTTCAAGACCTTCGGTTTTGCCGGCGGGCGTGAGGACATCTGGGAACCGGAAAAGGACGTATACTGGGGCTCCGAGACCGAGTGGCTTGGAGACAAGCGTTACTCCGGTGACAGGAAACTTGAAAATCCCCTCGCCGCCGTTCAGATGGGTTTGATCTATGTGAATCCGGAAGGCCCGAATGGTAACCCGGACCCGATTGCTGCGGCCAGGGATATCCGCGAGAGCTTCGGTCGCATGGCGATGAACGATGAGGAAACAGTAGCCCTCATCGCGGGCGGCCACGCTTTCGGCAAAACCCACGGCGCCGGTGACCCCTCACTGGTGGGCCCGGAACCGGAAGCTGCCGGCATCGAGGAACAGGGTCTTGGATGGAAGAGCAGCTTCGGCACAGGCAAAGGCAACGACACGATTACTGGCGGCCCGGAAGTCATCTGGACCAATACGCCCACGAAGTGGAGCAACAACTTCTTCCGTATCCTTTTCAGCTTCGAATGGGAACTGGAGAAGAGTCCGGCCGGTGCACAGCAGTGGAAGCCGAAGGGTGATGCAGGTGCCAATACCGTGCCGGATCCGCATGACCCGTCAAAGCATCGCGCCCCGGGCATGCTGACCACTGACCTTTCTCTGCGTTTCGACCCTGTCTACGAAAAGATCTCAAGACGCTTCTACGAGAACCCGGACCAGCTCGCGGACGCCTTCGCCCGGGCATGGTTCAAGCTGACGCACCGTGACATGGGCCCGCGCACACGCTATCTCGGCCCAGAGGTTCCTGCAGAAGAGCTCATCTGGCAAGACCCCATCCCTGCCGTCAATCACAAACTGATTGATGCACAGGACATTACCTCCCTCAAGGGCAAGATCCTTGCTTCCGGCCTATCGGTGTCGGAGCTGGTTTTGACCGCCTGGGCGTCTGCTTCCACTTTCCGTGGCTCCGACAAGCGCGGCGGTGCCAACGGTGCCCGCATTCGTCTGGCGCCGCAGAAGGATTGGGAAGTCAACGAGCCTGCCCAGCTGGCGAAGGTGCTCAAGACCCTGGAGAGCATCCAGGGTGCGTTCAACAGTGCCCAGTCCGGCGGCAAGAAGGTATCACTGGCTGACCTGATAGTTTTGGCCGGTTGCGCGGGTGTCGAAGAGGCTGCGAAGAATGCCGGTCATGAGGTGACGGTTCCTTTCACACCAGGACGCATGGATGCCTCACAGGAGCAAACCGACGTAAAGTCAATCGCCGTACTCGAACCGGCTGCAGACGGGTTCCGTAACTATCAAAAAGAGAAATATGCAGTGAGGCCAGAGGAAATGCTGGTTGACCGTGCGCAACTGCTTACGCTGACCGCTCCTGAGATGACGGTTCTCGTGGGCGGAATGCGTGTCCTGAAGGCCAATTTCGAAGGGTCCCGGCACGGTGTCTTCACCAGGCGGCCAGAGACTCTCACTAATGACTTTTTTGTGAATCTGCTCGACATGAGCACTAATTGGACGGCAACCGCTGAAGACGATGAGATATTCGAAGGTCGTGATCGCGCAACGGGCGCACTCACGTGGACCGGCACACGCGTCGACCTGATCTTTGGTTCGAACTCTCAGCTCAGGGCATTGGCGGAAGTGTACGGATGTGAGGACTCCCAGGAGAAGTTCCTGCACGATTTTGTAGCCGTGTGGAACAAAGTAATGAACCTTGACCGTTTCGACCTCTCCTGA
- a CDS encoding ParB/RepB/Spo0J family partition protein has protein sequence MGYEIRSAVDTTSESFKALMSSIKEKGVLEPVLLTQKDDKYLLLCGERRYLAAQKLGMETIPARIVNTVTQKDEILAIQLTENLQREDLNPIDQAKGILGYIQAKHPDKGYNLDGVISDLVSYNRSPKYVSESFSSTVEEILKIVRKSITTMFNVISLLKLVPKIQDVIVTPLS, from the coding sequence ATGGGTTACGAGATTCGTTCAGCCGTTGACACAACAAGCGAGTCATTTAAAGCTCTTATGTCGTCAATTAAAGAAAAAGGTGTATTAGAGCCTGTACTTTTAACTCAAAAAGATGACAAGTATCTTCTTCTCTGCGGGGAACGCCGTTATTTGGCAGCCCAAAAACTCGGTATGGAAACAATCCCGGCAAGAATTGTTAATACAGTCACCCAAAAGGATGAAATACTTGCCATCCAGCTAACAGAAAATCTCCAGAGAGAGGACTTAAATCCCATAGATCAGGCCAAAGGCATACTTGGATATATTCAGGCAAAACATCCTGACAAAGGCTACAATTTGGATGGAGTGATAAGCGATTTGGTAAGTTACAATCGGTCCCCCAAATATGTATCAGAAAGTTTTTCTTCAACTGTTGAAGAAATTCTTAAAATCGTCAGAAAGTCAATAACGACAATGTTTAACGTAATCTCACTCTTAAAACTGGTTCCTAAAATTCAGGACGTAATTGTCACTCCGCTGTCGTGA
- a CDS encoding (Fe-S)-binding protein, with the protein MSIQTQTRVLTCIQCGKCTGSCPEAGRTPFNIRMLVRKQQFHHQIEESIPWYCTSCGACTIRCPRDVKPSEMIIEVRSVMVEEGDIPATIQKALENTFVQRNPWGRSRAKRGAWFEKLDIEIPHVSETVSKRLLFTCCIQAYDPRCMVIPVNVAKMFKKGGLEFGVLGEEEACCGNEIRRIGESGLFEELQEENIAAFKEYGVKEIITLSPHCMNTLKKEYGNLGIKVSHYTEILATMIKDGYLVPKIPYNKKVIYHDPCFLGKQNGIFDEPRDILKSIEGLELLEFSRSRETSLCCEGGGGRMFYEAETNYQRNSEIRVLEAVEKGAEVMATSCPFCVMTLEDPATEKGLAVKEISEILMEVL; encoded by the coding sequence ATGTCTATCCAGACTCAAACAAGGGTTTTAACATGCATCCAATGCGGAAAATGTACGGGGAGCTGCCCTGAGGCAGGAAGAACGCCCTTCAACATACGTATGCTTGTAAGAAAACAACAGTTTCATCACCAGATAGAGGAGTCGATCCCATGGTATTGTACATCATGCGGTGCATGTACCATAAGGTGTCCCAGAGATGTAAAGCCATCAGAAATGATTATTGAAGTAAGGTCTGTCATGGTTGAAGAAGGGGACATACCGGCAACCATTCAAAAAGCCCTTGAGAATACTTTTGTTCAGAGAAACCCATGGGGCCGTTCCCGCGCTAAAAGGGGAGCATGGTTCGAAAAACTTGATATCGAGATCCCTCATGTAAGCGAAACCGTATCAAAGAGGCTCCTTTTTACCTGTTGTATTCAGGCATACGATCCACGTTGCATGGTCATACCGGTAAATGTAGCAAAAATGTTCAAGAAAGGTGGCCTGGAGTTCGGCGTTCTTGGAGAAGAGGAAGCATGCTGCGGCAATGAGATACGGAGGATAGGCGAGTCGGGTCTTTTTGAGGAGCTTCAGGAAGAAAATATTGCCGCTTTTAAAGAATACGGAGTTAAGGAGATTATAACCCTTTCCCCCCATTGTATGAACACGCTGAAAAAGGAATACGGCAATCTGGGCATCAAGGTATCACATTACACAGAAATACTTGCAACCATGATAAAAGATGGATACCTCGTGCCCAAAATACCTTATAACAAGAAAGTAATTTACCACGATCCCTGTTTTCTCGGAAAGCAAAACGGCATCTTTGATGAACCAAGAGATATACTCAAAAGCATAGAAGGTCTGGAACTCCTTGAGTTTTCCAGATCAAGAGAAACATCCCTCTGTTGCGAAGGCGGCGGCGGAAGGATGTTTTACGAGGCTGAGACGAACTACCAGCGTAATAGCGAAATAAGAGTTCTGGAAGCAGTAGAAAAAGGAGCGGAAGTAATGGCAACAAGCTGCCCCTTTTGTGTAATGACGCTTGAAGATCCTGCAACCGAAAAGGGGTTGGCAGTAAAAGAGATATCCGAGATACTCATGGAGGTTTTATAA